A single Brassica rapa cultivar Chiifu-401-42 chromosome A04, CAAS_Brap_v3.01, whole genome shotgun sequence DNA region contains:
- the LOC103865275 gene encoding uncharacterized protein At2g33490 isoform X5: MLGKLQFELQKLVDKYVSFSDLVQLIIFPLSNHQKIKYTFLIQRSHIFQTITIPSESLLNELRIVEEMMRLCDEKRNVYEGMLTRQREKGRSKGGKGETFTAQQLQQAHEEYDNETTLFVFRLKSLKQGQTRSLLTQAARHHAAQLCFFKKALNSLEEVEPHVQMVTESQHIDYHFSGLEDDDEIENNEEDDSEVNDDGELSFEYRMNDKDQNADSSPSVSSQLGQSDITFPLVAGLNTAQQENKEASYGRSRSYRRDVRIESQSAPLFAENRTMPPSEKLLRMRSSLTRKFSTYALPTPVETARSSSSITSLANNNNNMASSNPAKAITKNIWYSSPLEARGPAKVSSRPMSALKEQVLRESNKNTSSQLPRPSSDGLFYSRIGSLKRRSFSGPITSKPLPNKPLSSTPRLYSGPIPRSSVSKLPKVSTSSPTASPTFVSTPKISELHELPRPPSSSSAKSSRVFGYSAPLVSKSQLLSKPLVSSSAAPLPIPPAITRSFSIPTSNLRATELDMSKTSLGANKLSTASPPLTPMSLSHPPPPSAITEHAEHLTMSKEERTRKTFPLVTDM; encoded by the exons ATGCTGGGAAAATTGCAGTTTGAACTGCAAAAACTTGTTGATAAATATGTGagtttttcagatctggttCAACTGATAATATTTCCTTTGTCTAACCACCAGAAAATCAAATATACATTTTTGATTCAGCGGTCTCATATATTCCAAACGATCACAATCCCCTCAGAGTCACTTCTTAATGAACTCCGCATAGTTGAG GAAATGATGCGGCTTTGTGATGAGAAAAG GAATGTTTATGAAGGCATGCTTACAAGACAAAGAGAGAAAGGGAGGTCGAAGGGTGGGAAAGGAGAAACTTTTACGGCGCAGCAACTACAACAAGCTCATGAGGAATATGATAACGAGACAACATTATTTGTTTTCCGTTTAAAATCTCTGAAACAAGGGCAAACACGTAGTCTTTTGACTCAGGCAGCACGGCACCATGCAGCTCAG TTATGCTTCTTCAAGAAGGCTCTTAATTCCCTTGAAGAAGTAGAGCCGCATGTACAGATGGTAACCGAGTCGCAGCATATTGATTACCATTTCAGTGGATTGGAAGATGATGACGAAATCGAAAACAATGAAGAAGATGATTCTGAGGTGAATGATGATGGAGAACTGAGTTTTGAGTATAGAATGAATGACAAGGACCAAAATGCAGATTCTTCACCTAGTGTCTCCTCACAG TTGGGTCAGTCAGACATCACATTTCCACTAGTTGCAGGACTAAACACTGCACAG CAGGAAAATAAGGAAGCAAGCTACGGGAGATCTCGTTCTTACAGGAGAGATGTTAGGATTGAGAGCCAATCAGCACCCCTTTTTGCTGAGAACCGGACAATGCCTCCTTCAGAGAAGCTCTTACGGATGCGTTCATCTCTGACACGAAAATTCAGCACGTACGCATTGCCAACACCTGTGGAAACAGCTAGAAGTTCCTCATCTATTACAAGTCTAgctaacaacaacaacaacatggcTTCATCTAATCCCGCAAAGGCAATAACAAAAAACATTTGGTATTCATCCCCACTGGAAGCTCGTGGACCTGCAAAGGTTTCTTCTAGACCGATGTCAGCCTTGAAAGAACAAGTTCTGAGAGAGAGTAACAAGAACACATCTTCTCAGCTGCCTCGGCCTTCGTCAGATGGACTCTTTTACTCTCGTATCGGGTCACTCAAGAGACGATCCTTTTCCGGTCCAATTACAAGTAAACCATTACCTAACAAGCCTCTCTCTTCAACGCCTCGTTTATACTCAGGTCCAATCCCAAGGAGTTCAGTTTCCAAGTTGCCAAAAGTGTCGACATCATCTCCAACTGCTTCTCCTACATTTGTCTCAACCCCGAAAATAAGCGAGCTCCATGAGCTTCCTAGACCACCATCAAGCAGCTCTGCTAAGTCCTCGAGGGTATTTGGATATTCAGCACCTCTGGTTTCGAAGAGCCAATTGCTTAGTAAACCTCTTGTTTCAAGTTCAGCAGCTCCTCTCCCAATACCACCTGCAATCACTCGTAGCTTCTCTATACCTACTAGCAACCTCAGAGCAACAGAGTTAGACATGTCTAAAACGAGTTTGGGTGCTAATAAGTTAAGCACTGCCTCGCCTCCTTTAACCCCGATGTCATTGAGCCATCCACCTCCTCCCTCTGCTATTACCGAGCACGCAGAGCACCTAACCATGTCCAAAGAAGAG AGGACTAGGAAGACATTCCCTCTAGTTACAGATATGTAA